CCCCCTTGACTATGCCTTGCGCCGCCGCTTTGCCTTTGTGCAGCTCCGGCCGCAGTTTGGCGAGCCGTTGCGGGCCTACTTGGCGGCCCAGGGCGTGCCCGCCCCGCTCATCGAGCGGCTGTGCACCCGCATGACGGCCCTCAACCAAACCATTGCCGACGACCCCGAGCTGGGTCCCGATTTCGAGATTGGCCACAGCTACTTCTGTCAGCCGCCCAAAAAAGAACCAGCCGAAGCGTGGCTCCGGCTGGTTCTGGAACAGGAGATAGGCCCGCTACTAGCCGACTACTGGCGCGAGCAGCCCGCCATTGCGGCAGCCCAATTTCGCAAGCTACTAGCCTAAAGCAAATTAACGCCTAGCGCAGGTGACTTTTGGTGGGGGCAAGCGCTGCCGGCCGCACTTTGCACACGCCGATGGTGGCGCCGTTGAAGGCCGGGCTCAGCGTCACGGCGGCATCGGCGTAGCCGGCGTAGGTAACGGTGGCCTGCAGGGGTCCGGCGTGGGCGGGCACGTCGAAGGTAAATTCGCCGGCGGCATTGGTAACGGTCATCTGATTAGTGCCGGTGAGCACCACTACGGCGCCGGGCAGGGCTTGGGCGCCGTCCATAATTTTGCCAATCAAGGTCACGGTGGCGGCCGATGTAGCTTTAGTCGCTGCAGCGGCCGTGGCCCGGGACTTCACGGGCGCCGGGGCTACTTTGCTGCTATCGGGAGTCAATTCCCGGGCCTGCGCCGCCGGTGCCGACAGGGTGTAGAAAAAGAAAGCAGCGAGAAACGAAAGCAGCAGGCGCATGGCAATTGGGTGTTTATTTGAACAATACAAAGGTACTGTGGCACCTAAGCCAGCCTTTTTGGCTTCGTTCAATCCCGGCTTTCGGCCGATAAACACCCCCGTTTTCCCAGCGGCTGACCTTAAGAAAGCCAACCAGCGCTTCGGTAGTGCGCAGCTTACACGAGCCGAGTTGCTTTGACTAAACAGATTGCCTGGGACAGCAGGCGCACCGCTGGCCCACCTTTGT
This DNA window, taken from Hymenobacter sp. 5317J-9, encodes the following:
- a CDS encoding carboxypeptidase-like regulatory domain-containing protein; amino-acid sequence: MRLLLSFLAAFFFYTLSAPAAQARELTPDSSKVAPAPVKSRATAAAATKATSAATVTLIGKIMDGAQALPGAVVVLTGTNQMTVTNAAGEFTFDVPAHAGPLQATVTYAGYADAAVTLSPAFNGATIGVCKVRPAALAPTKSHLR